The proteins below are encoded in one region of Dehalococcoidia bacterium:
- the nusA gene encoding transcription termination/antitermination protein NusA, with protein MKSDFLLAITQLSAEKGLSKEVVLAAVESALASAYRKNNFAPNQVVSVKISPATGKVEVWAEKTVVKQVTDPRAELTLAEAKKLKKDAKVDDIINVESTPQNAGRIAAQTAKQVILQRLHEAEHSAIFDEFSGKAGDIVSGVVRRVEPKQVFIDLGRTEAVMPSTEQSPAEHYRAGQRLRVYLVEVAQSARGPMLIVSRSHPNLLRRLLELEVPEIFSGTVEIKSVAREAGFRSKVAVAAKQEGVDAVGCCVGLRGIRIQNIVSELGGEKIDVVNWNPAPAIFIANALSPSQVVAVKVDEKRESAIAVIPDRLLSLAIGKEGQNVRLAVKLTGWRIDIKSATDAEKEKAEVETVKAAKVAAERAETGEEPAAVAAEPAPVLAGVTTAAPARAAKGLRFAEDILIPAVVTPEAASKDKKKKKKTGKETAEDGIRLKKARRGSDIYDTDEEI; from the coding sequence ATGAAAAGCGATTTCTTGCTAGCCATCACGCAATTATCGGCGGAAAAGGGTCTTTCCAAGGAGGTTGTGCTGGCGGCCGTTGAGTCGGCCCTGGCGTCAGCTTACCGCAAAAACAATTTTGCTCCCAACCAGGTGGTCTCGGTAAAAATCAGCCCTGCCACCGGCAAGGTGGAGGTCTGGGCGGAAAAAACGGTGGTGAAACAGGTCACCGACCCGCGCGCCGAACTCACGCTGGCCGAGGCCAAAAAACTTAAGAAAGATGCCAAGGTGGACGACATCATCAACGTCGAGTCCACACCGCAGAACGCCGGGCGCATCGCGGCCCAGACGGCCAAGCAGGTCATCCTGCAGCGGCTGCACGAGGCCGAGCACAGCGCTATTTTCGACGAGTTTTCCGGCAAGGCCGGTGATATAGTTTCAGGCGTGGTGCGACGGGTCGAGCCAAAGCAGGTTTTCATCGACCTCGGCCGCACCGAGGCGGTCATGCCCTCCACCGAGCAGTCTCCCGCCGAACACTACAGGGCCGGGCAGAGACTGCGCGTCTATCTGGTAGAGGTGGCGCAGTCCGCCAGGGGGCCGATGCTCATTGTTTCGCGTTCGCACCCCAACCTGTTGAGACGGCTGCTGGAACTGGAAGTGCCGGAGATATTCAGCGGCACTGTGGAAATAAAAAGCGTCGCCAGGGAAGCTGGTTTCCGCAGCAAGGTGGCAGTAGCCGCCAAGCAGGAAGGCGTGGACGCCGTAGGTTGCTGCGTGGGCCTGCGCGGCATTCGCATCCAGAACATCGTAAGCGAACTGGGCGGCGAAAAGATAGATGTGGTCAACTGGAACCCCGCCCCCGCCATCTTTATTGCCAATGCTCTTTCACCGTCACAGGTAGTGGCAGTTAAAGTTGACGAAAAACGCGAATCCGCCATTGCCGTCATTCCGGACAGGCTGCTTTCACTGGCCATCGGTAAGGAAGGCCAGAACGTGCGCCTGGCGGTTAAGCTGACCGGCTGGCGTATCGATATCAAGAGCGCCACCGACGCTGAGAAAGAAAAGGCTGAGGTTGAGACGGTCAAAGCCGCCAAAGTCGCCGCAGAAAGGGCTGAGACTGGCGAGGAACCCGCGGCTGTAGCGGCCGAGCCAGCGCCAGTACTGGCTGGCGTCACCACTGCTGCCCCTGCCAGGGCAGCCAAGGGGCTGCGCTTTGCCGAGGACATCCTGATACCGGCAGTCGTGACGCCGGAAGCTGCCAGCAAAGACAAGAAAAAGAAAAAGAAGACTGGCAAGGAAACCGCCGAAGACGGCATACGCTTGAAGAAAGCGCGCCGCGGCTCGGATATTTATGACACAGACGAAGAAATCTAG
- a CDS encoding YlxR family protein, with translation MTQTKKSSRRAPQRTCVSCRQVKDKRELTRIVRLPDGKVGIDPRGRLAGRGAYICSNPDCWQACLNSNRLDYVLKTNIAPDERERLLAEGRSLIGGG, from the coding sequence ATGACACAGACGAAGAAATCTAGCCGGCGTGCCCCCCAGCGGACCTGCGTGTCATGCCGACAGGTAAAGGACAAACGCGAGCTGACTCGCATCGTCCGGCTTCCCGATGGGAAGGTGGGCATCGACCCGCGCGGGCGGCTGGCTGGACGTGGAGCCTACATTTGCTCCAATCCCGATTGCTGGCAGGCGTGCCTGAATAGCAATCGTCTGGATTACGTGCTGAAAACCAACATCGCTCCTGACGAGCGTGAGAGGCTGCTGGCCGAAGGCCGGAGCCTGATAGGGGGTGGCTAG
- a CDS encoding translation initiation factor IF-2 — protein sequence MAEAEKQVTAGSELPRLELPRTISVRQLADMLKSTPVDIIKQLMRQGLMANINQVIDYEMAARVAAGLGFDVHPQAQEARKASVISEIKKQQQLAEESGNLKPRPPVVTIMGHVDHGKTRILDAIRQSNVMEGEAGGITQHIGAYQVEVKGQKITFLDTPGHEAFTAMRARGAQVTDITVLVVAADDGVMPQTLEAIAHARAAGVPIIVAINKMDKPGVNTDVVKKQLAEAGLVIEEWGGETIAVPTSAKTRQGIEELLENILLVAEMENLRADPAVPAKGVVIEARMDKTKGPLATVLVHDGTLRTGDMVVVGTTSGKVKAMFNDAGKQLRKAVPATPVVILGLHSVPQVGDSLTVVTGERQARVLEEEHMKETAQVAKPVNLSNLFDQINAGQVKELPVVLKVDVQGSMEPIKNSLERLSTSEIKVNIVHAASGNVNENDVNLAIASKGIVIAFNTGVESNAQKLADSESIDIRQYLIIYELIDDVERALKGLREPEFKEVIDGRAQVKEVFPGAKKTQIAGLYVTEGKIRRDSQVRVKRGDKVVADTTVLSLRRFKENVREVATGYECGIGLNNFNSFQVADVLEFYRKEKVAI from the coding sequence GTGGCTGAGGCTGAAAAACAGGTTACCGCCGGGTCTGAATTACCCAGGCTGGAACTGCCGCGTACCATTAGCGTCCGGCAACTGGCAGATATGCTTAAATCCACGCCTGTCGATATTATCAAACAGCTGATGCGGCAGGGATTGATGGCCAACATCAACCAGGTGATCGATTACGAAATGGCGGCCAGGGTGGCCGCGGGTCTGGGTTTCGACGTTCATCCTCAGGCGCAGGAAGCGCGCAAGGCCAGCGTTATCTCCGAGATTAAAAAGCAGCAGCAACTGGCTGAGGAATCCGGCAACCTGAAACCCCGTCCGCCGGTGGTCACCATCATGGGGCATGTGGACCACGGCAAGACGCGCATCCTGGACGCCATCCGCCAGTCGAACGTCATGGAAGGCGAGGCCGGCGGCATTACACAGCACATCGGCGCTTATCAGGTGGAAGTCAAGGGACAAAAGATAACCTTTCTGGATACCCCGGGCCATGAGGCTTTTACGGCCATGCGCGCTCGCGGCGCCCAGGTGACCGATATCACCGTCCTGGTGGTGGCGGCGGATGACGGCGTCATGCCGCAAACGCTGGAAGCCATAGCTCACGCCAGGGCAGCCGGAGTACCCATCATCGTAGCCATCAACAAGATGGACAAGCCCGGTGTCAACACGGATGTGGTTAAAAAGCAGCTGGCCGAAGCCGGACTGGTAATCGAGGAGTGGGGCGGCGAGACCATTGCCGTGCCTACTTCCGCCAAAACCCGGCAGGGCATAGAAGAACTGCTGGAAAACATCCTCCTGGTAGCCGAAATGGAAAATCTGCGCGCCGATCCCGCCGTGCCTGCCAAAGGCGTCGTCATCGAAGCCCGCATGGACAAGACCAAGGGGCCGCTGGCCACCGTGCTGGTGCATGACGGCACTTTGCGCACCGGCGATATGGTGGTGGTGGGGACTACATCGGGCAAGGTCAAGGCCATGTTCAACGATGCCGGCAAGCAGCTCAGGAAAGCAGTTCCGGCCACCCCCGTGGTAATCCTGGGGCTTCACAGCGTGCCGCAGGTAGGAGACTCCCTGACCGTAGTCACTGGCGAGCGTCAGGCCAGGGTGCTGGAAGAAGAACACATGAAAGAAACGGCGCAGGTGGCCAAGCCTGTCAACCTTTCCAATCTTTTCGACCAGATTAACGCCGGCCAGGTCAAAGAATTACCTGTTGTTTTGAAAGTGGATGTGCAGGGCAGCATGGAACCTATCAAAAACTCTTTGGAGCGCCTCAGCACCTCCGAAATCAAGGTCAACATCGTTCATGCCGCCAGCGGCAACGTCAATGAAAATGATGTCAACCTGGCCATTGCCTCCAAGGGTATAGTCATCGCCTTCAATACCGGCGTAGAGTCCAACGCTCAGAAACTGGCCGATTCAGAGAGCATCGACATCCGCCAGTATCTCATCATTTACGAGCTTATCGACGATGTCGAGAGGGCGCTCAAAGGTCTGCGCGAACCCGAGTTTAAAGAGGTTATTGACGGGCGCGCCCAGGTCAAAGAGGTCTTCCCCGGCGCCAAGAAGACGCAGATCGCCGGCCTGTACGTTACCGAGGGCAAGATCCGCCGCGACTCTCAGGTGCGGGTCAAACGCGGCGACAAGGTTGTCGCCGATACCACCGTTCTCAGCCTGAGGCGTTTCAAGGAAAACGTGCGCGAGGTGGCCACCGGCTACGAGTGCGGCATCGGCCTCAACAACTTCAACAGCTTCCAGGTGGCCGATGTCCTGGAATTTTACCGCAAAGAGAAGGTGGCTATTTAA
- the rbfA gene encoding 30S ribosome-binding factor RbfA: MAYRLERLNSLLRHELSDLLRLEVKNPRLSTGLISITEVDIAPDLKYAKVFVSSLGGLEEKDAVLASLRSAAGFLRGELAKNLRMRVVPDLDFQWDESIEHGAHILELLDKVKPPAEK; the protein is encoded by the coding sequence ATGGCTTATCGTCTGGAGCGGCTCAATAGCCTGCTGAGACACGAGTTGAGCGACCTGTTGCGCCTTGAGGTAAAAAACCCCCGGCTTTCAACGGGGCTGATTTCCATCACCGAGGTCGATATCGCTCCCGACCTGAAATATGCCAAAGTCTTCGTCAGCAGCCTGGGGGGGCTGGAGGAAAAAGATGCCGTCCTGGCATCCCTCCGCAGCGCCGCCGGGTTTCTGCGTGGCGAGCTTGCCAAGAATTTACGGATGCGTGTAGTTCCCGATCTGGATTTCCAATGGGATGAATCCATCGAGCACGGCGCGCACATCCTCGAACTGCTGGACAAGGTCAAACCGCCCGCTGAAAAGTAA
- the truB gene encoding tRNA pseudouridine(55) synthase TruB, translating to MDGILNIHKPSGPTSFSVVARVKSLTHAPKAGHGGTLDPLASGVLPVFLGQATRVAEYLMEYSKDYRAVVELGVSTESYDAEGKITHTSDTSNITLESVEASLEKFRGEILQVPPVYSALKHQGQPMYKLAREGKNVEIDSRPISIYRLDIVSFQPPCVTLDVECSKGTYIRSLAHDLGVALGCGAHLKGLIRTAYGPFDIKDAVTLEQLEELAASRRLSDALQPMDVVLSRWKKVILNEEQVTAVHCGVGLPLDIPGDTSRMRAYDKEGTFIALLVFEPLSSLWRPQKVFHQPQVAPENRPNP from the coding sequence ATGGACGGTATTCTCAATATCCACAAGCCTTCAGGCCCCACCTCTTTCTCAGTCGTTGCCAGGGTCAAGAGCCTCACCCATGCACCCAAAGCAGGACATGGCGGCACTCTCGACCCTCTGGCCTCGGGAGTTTTACCTGTTTTCCTCGGCCAGGCAACCCGCGTGGCCGAATACCTCATGGAGTATTCCAAGGATTACCGCGCTGTTGTCGAACTCGGTGTTTCCACCGAAAGCTACGATGCCGAAGGCAAAATCACGCACACTTCCGATACATCAAATATTACGCTTGAGAGCGTCGAAGCGTCTCTTGAAAAATTCAGAGGGGAGATTCTTCAAGTCCCTCCGGTGTATTCCGCGCTCAAACATCAAGGCCAGCCTATGTATAAACTGGCCCGTGAGGGTAAAAACGTTGAAATCGACAGCCGCCCTATCTCGATATACCGCCTGGATATCGTCTCATTTCAACCACCCTGCGTTACGCTGGATGTAGAATGCAGCAAGGGAACTTATATCCGCTCGCTGGCGCACGACCTGGGGGTGGCGCTCGGTTGTGGGGCGCATCTCAAAGGCCTCATACGCACCGCCTATGGCCCGTTTGACATAAAGGATGCGGTCACGCTCGAACAACTGGAAGAATTGGCTGCCTCCCGAAGACTGAGCGACGCGTTGCAGCCGATGGATGTCGTTCTGTCCCGTTGGAAAAAGGTCATCCTCAATGAGGAACAGGTAACAGCGGTGCACTGCGGCGTAGGATTGCCCCTCGATATTCCCGGGGATACGTCCCGGATGAGGGCTTATGATAAAGAGGGGACGTTTATCGCGCTCCTTGTGTTCGAGCCGCTCAGCAGTCTTTGGCGTCCGCAAAAGGTATTCCATCAGCCTCAAGTCGCGCCTGAAAACAGGCCAAACCCTTGA
- a CDS encoding inositol-3-phosphate synthase yields MGKINVAIIGIGNCCSSLVQGVTFYKKAKDVDFVPGLMHVNLGGYHISDINFVAAIDIDKNKVGKDLSQAIFTKPNNTIKFADVPSLNVKVERGMTHDGLGKYLSQIIEKAPGPTADIVKILKETKTDVVINYLPVGSEEATKWYVEQILEAGCAMINCIPVFIAREKYWQQRFESKGLPIIGDDIKSQVGATIVHRVLTRLFMDRGVKLERTYQLNFGGNTDFLNMLERERLESKKISKTNAVTSQLNYKMDPDDVHVGPSDYVPWLLDRKFCHIRMEGRTFGDVPLLLETKLEVWDSPNSAGVVIDAIRCAKLALDRGLKGALTAPSSYFMKSPPVQYTDDEAHSMVQAYITELSKPAKSAEASSKS; encoded by the coding sequence ATGGGAAAAATTAACGTTGCCATTATCGGTATCGGCAACTGCTGCTCCTCGCTGGTGCAGGGCGTCACTTTCTACAAGAAGGCCAAGGATGTCGATTTTGTCCCTGGCCTGATGCATGTCAACCTGGGCGGCTATCACATCAGCGATATCAATTTCGTGGCCGCTATCGATATCGACAAGAATAAAGTGGGCAAAGACCTTTCGCAGGCCATCTTCACCAAACCCAATAACACCATCAAGTTCGCCGACGTTCCCAGCCTGAACGTCAAGGTCGAGCGCGGTATGACGCACGACGGGCTGGGCAAGTATCTCTCCCAGATAATCGAGAAAGCCCCCGGCCCCACCGCCGACATCGTTAAAATCCTCAAAGAGACCAAGACCGACGTGGTCATCAACTACCTGCCGGTGGGCAGCGAGGAAGCCACCAAGTGGTATGTAGAACAGATACTCGAAGCCGGCTGCGCCATGATAAACTGCATCCCCGTTTTCATCGCCCGCGAAAAATACTGGCAGCAGAGATTTGAAAGTAAGGGCCTGCCCATCATCGGCGACGACATCAAGAGCCAGGTGGGCGCCACCATCGTGCACCGCGTGCTGACCCGCCTTTTCATGGACCGCGGCGTCAAGCTGGAGCGCACCTACCAGCTCAACTTCGGCGGCAATACCGACTTCCTCAACATGCTGGAACGCGAGCGCCTGGAATCCAAGAAAATATCCAAGACCAATGCTGTCACCTCGCAGCTCAACTACAAGATGGACCCCGACGACGTGCATGTCGGCCCCTCGGATTACGTTCCCTGGCTTCTGGATCGCAAGTTCTGCCACATCCGCATGGAAGGCCGCACCTTCGGCGATGTGCCGTTGCTACTGGAAACCAAGCTCGAGGTATGGGACAGCCCTAACTCGGCCGGCGTGGTCATCGACGCCATCCGCTGCGCCAAGCTGGCGCTCGACCGCGGCCTCAAGGGCGCTCTCACCGCTCCGTCGTCCTACTTCATGAAATCTCCGCCGGTGCAATACACCGACGACGAGGCACACAGCATGGTGCAGGCATATATCACGGAGTTGTCGAAACCCGCCAAATCCGCAGAGGCTTCGTCCAAATCCTGA
- a CDS encoding glycosyltransferase family 1 protein produces MKIALISPYDFAHPGGVINHIRALDEEFTRLGHDVRIIAPASRKKVAALGNRFIPIGKPRPVPSSGSISRISLSLHLAPDIKRVLKSEKFDVVHLHEPFMPMLCSAVLRFSSGINIGTFHAYSGSPGYELGWPITTILLKRRNRKLAGRIAVSTPAKAYASKYVDGEFTVIPNGVDLKRFHPGVKPMPGYDDGKINILFVGRLEKRKGCNYLLNAYARLKKKYPNIRLIIVGPGVNLRRRYEFKVRFSRLKDVVFTGGVPYEELPRYYQTADIFCAPATGKESFGIVLLEAMALGKPIVATSNDGYASVVTHGEQGLLVPPKNIKALAEALKRLIEDGSLRGKLGANGLKTVQSYDWPLVARRVLDYYQQVSPLADTSKACAPSKISAGTPV; encoded by the coding sequence ATGAAGATAGCGCTGATATCGCCCTATGATTTTGCCCATCCCGGTGGGGTAATCAACCACATCCGCGCCCTGGACGAAGAGTTCACCAGGCTGGGACATGACGTTCGCATAATCGCTCCCGCTTCACGTAAAAAAGTGGCCGCGCTGGGAAACCGCTTTATCCCGATAGGCAAACCGCGCCCGGTACCCAGCAGCGGCTCCATCAGCCGCATCAGCCTGTCGCTGCATCTGGCGCCGGACATCAAGCGCGTACTCAAGAGTGAAAAGTTCGATGTGGTGCACCTGCACGAGCCGTTTATGCCCATGCTGTGCAGCGCCGTGCTGCGTTTTTCAAGCGGCATCAATATAGGCACCTTTCATGCCTATTCCGGCAGCCCAGGCTATGAGTTAGGCTGGCCGATTACAACCATCCTGCTCAAACGCCGTAACCGCAAACTCGCCGGGCGCATTGCCGTTTCCACGCCGGCCAAGGCCTATGCCAGCAAGTACGTCGACGGCGAATTCACCGTAATACCCAACGGGGTTGACCTCAAGCGTTTTCATCCGGGCGTCAAACCCATGCCCGGTTACGACGACGGCAAGATAAATATTCTATTCGTCGGTCGGCTGGAAAAACGCAAGGGGTGCAACTATCTCCTGAATGCTTACGCCAGGCTGAAAAAGAAATATCCCAACATCCGCCTGATTATCGTCGGCCCCGGCGTAAATTTGCGCCGCAGGTACGAATTCAAAGTCAGGTTCAGCCGTCTTAAAGACGTGGTTTTTACCGGGGGCGTCCCCTATGAGGAACTGCCGCGCTACTACCAGACGGCGGACATATTCTGCGCTCCGGCTACCGGCAAGGAGAGCTTCGGTATTGTACTTCTGGAAGCCATGGCGCTGGGTAAGCCCATCGTGGCTACTTCCAACGACGGTTATGCCTCCGTGGTAACGCACGGCGAGCAGGGGCTGCTGGTCCCGCCGAAGAACATCAAGGCGCTGGCGGAAGCCTTGAAGCGTCTCATCGAAGACGGTTCATTGCGCGGTAAGCTTGGCGCAAACGGATTGAAAACCGTACAGAGTTATGACTGGCCGCTGGTCGCTCGCCGAGTTCTGGATTACTACCAGCAGGTTTCTCCGCTGGCCGATACGTCAAAAGCGTGCGCTCCTAGTAAAATTTCAGCCGGGACACCGGTCTAA
- a CDS encoding CDP-alcohol phosphatidyltransferase family protein: MSDPNWRRSISVRFTTPVARLLAHMPFTPDFLTWLGFLLACGAAALVAAHHLLWGGIGVLVAGLMDTFDGALARQTRRVSRFGAVLDSTLDRLSEGVVLLGVIFVFARDGSAPGAVLAGAALIFSFSVSYIRARAEGMGVACSEGWFTRTERVIVIALGLIFNQLIIALSVVSALSLITAAQRLFIVWRKLRPEK; the protein is encoded by the coding sequence ATGTCTGATCCTAACTGGCGCAGAAGTATTTCCGTGCGCTTTACCACTCCGGTAGCGAGGCTGCTGGCGCACATGCCGTTCACGCCTGATTTCCTCACCTGGCTGGGCTTTCTGCTGGCCTGCGGGGCAGCCGCCCTCGTTGCCGCGCACCATCTGTTGTGGGGTGGCATCGGCGTATTGGTGGCCGGCCTGATGGACACTTTTGACGGCGCTCTGGCACGCCAGACGAGGAGGGTCAGCCGGTTCGGCGCGGTGCTGGATTCCACCCTGGACCGCCTCTCCGAAGGAGTGGTGCTACTCGGAGTTATTTTTGTTTTCGCTCGCGACGGCTCGGCACCAGGTGCTGTGCTGGCAGGAGCCGCTTTAATATTTTCGTTTTCCGTGAGCTATATCCGCGCCCGCGCCGAAGGCATGGGAGTCGCATGCTCAGAGGGTTGGTTCACGCGCACCGAGCGCGTCATCGTCATAGCGCTGGGGCTCATATTCAACCAGCTTATCATTGCCCTGTCCGTCGTGTCGGCGTTGAGCCTTATCACGGCAGCCCAGAGATTATTTATTGTCTGGCGCAAGCTGCGGCCGGAAAAATGA
- a CDS encoding adenylosuccinate synthase, with product MPVLAIVGGQWGDEGKGKVVDQLAEKADVVVRFSGGDNAGHTVINHLGEFKLHLVPAGIFSSRVLCVIGNGVVINPSVLMSEIAGLNKSGVDTSRLAISDRAHLVMPYHILLDELEEKSRAGKALGTTKRGIGPAFADKASRLGIRTCDLLDKAALRERLAMVLEGKNTLFTKVYGVPPISLDEIYSKYCEYADFLSPFIKDTAALLDQALGKKQLVILEGAQGALLDPDFGTYPYGTSSSPLTAGGCLGAGIAPNRIDRVLGIFKVYCTRVGNGPMPTEIEDETGQKIREIAHEYGTTTGRPRRIGWFDAVAARFSCRINGLTGVALTRLDVFDTIPILKICTGYELNGKRIDYFPASVADLEKCRPIYEELSGWGKPITHVRRFKDLPKEAQKYVKRIEELMGCSVNMACCGPSREQVIELKALI from the coding sequence ATGCCTGTTCTAGCGATAGTCGGCGGCCAATGGGGAGATGAAGGCAAAGGCAAGGTGGTGGACCAGCTTGCCGAGAAAGCCGATGTAGTGGTGCGCTTTTCCGGTGGCGATAACGCCGGCCACACCGTTATCAATCATCTCGGGGAGTTCAAGCTGCATCTGGTGCCCGCCGGCATTTTTTCAAGTCGCGTATTGTGCGTCATCGGCAACGGCGTAGTCATTAATCCGTCCGTGCTTATGAGTGAAATCGCCGGGCTCAACAAGTCCGGCGTGGACACCAGCCGCCTGGCCATCAGCGACCGGGCGCATCTGGTAATGCCGTATCACATCCTGCTGGACGAGCTCGAAGAAAAATCCCGCGCCGGCAAGGCCCTGGGCACCACCAAGCGCGGTATAGGACCGGCCTTTGCCGACAAGGCCAGCCGTTTGGGCATTCGCACCTGCGACTTGCTGGACAAGGCGGCGCTTAGAGAACGGCTGGCCATGGTGCTCGAGGGCAAGAACACGCTTTTTACAAAGGTATATGGCGTGCCTCCCATATCTCTGGATGAAATCTACTCTAAGTATTGCGAGTATGCGGACTTTCTTTCCCCGTTTATTAAAGATACAGCCGCTTTGCTCGACCAGGCTCTGGGAAAGAAACAACTGGTCATCCTGGAAGGCGCGCAGGGGGCACTGCTCGACCCCGATTTCGGCACCTATCCCTACGGCACGTCGTCTTCCCCGCTTACCGCTGGGGGATGCCTGGGAGCCGGTATCGCGCCCAACCGCATAGACCGCGTGCTGGGCATTTTTAAGGTGTATTGCACGCGCGTCGGCAACGGTCCCATGCCTACTGAGATTGAGGATGAAACCGGGCAAAAAATCCGCGAAATCGCGCATGAGTACGGCACCACCACGGGACGCCCGCGACGCATCGGCTGGTTCGATGCCGTGGCCGCGCGTTTCAGTTGCCGCATCAACGGCCTGACCGGCGTGGCGCTCACCAGGCTGGACGTGTTCGACACCATTCCCATTTTGAAGATATGCACGGGTTACGAGCTTAACGGCAAGCGCATCGACTATTTCCCTGCCAGCGTCGCAGACTTGGAAAAATGCAGGCCAATTTATGAGGAACTGTCTGGCTGGGGCAAACCCATTACCCACGTGCGCCGCTTTAAGGATTTGCCCAAAGAGGCGCAGAAGTATGTCAAGCGCATCGAGGAACTGATGGGATGTTCGGTGAATATGGCCTGCTGCGGCCCATCGCGAGAACAGGTCATCGAGCTAAAAGCGTTAATTTAA
- a CDS encoding GNAT family N-acetyltransferase, whose protein sequence is MLLQAGYPLLPLRCGWRYLLLDGRSLAYCEKLKKKYAPARHCYLAALAVNPLHQGKGFASLLLKPMLAKLDADKMPCYVETQNMKNVAMYQHFGFKQVHETCMPGGNYPLYLMLRGI, encoded by the coding sequence ATGCTCCTGCAGGCGGGATACCCGCTTTTGCCGCTACGCTGCGGCTGGCGCTATCTCCTGCTGGACGGCAGGAGCCTGGCCTACTGCGAAAAACTCAAGAAAAAGTACGCCCCGGCGCGTCACTGCTATCTGGCCGCCCTCGCCGTAAACCCTCTACACCAGGGGAAGGGCTTTGCCAGTTTACTTCTCAAACCAATGCTGGCGAAACTCGACGCCGATAAGATGCCGTGCTACGTCGAAACGCAGAACATGAAAAACGTTGCCATGTACCAGCACTTCGGCTTCAAGCAGGTGCATGAGACCTGCATGCCGGGCGGCAATTATCCGCTTTACTTGATGTTACGCGGAATCTGA
- the dapA gene encoding 4-hydroxy-tetrahydrodipicolinate synthase, producing the protein MKSGKELGRLITAMVTPFDSHGAVDYEQARKLAKALIDSGSDGIVVVGTTGESPTVTWEEEHRLFREIESVIGKSGAVIAGTGSNSTEEARENTIRAEEWGVDACLLVVPYYNKPTQEGLYQHFKTIAESTALPCILYNVPSRTVTSLASDTVIRLSKIKNIVGLKEASGDMDHTARVIRGVGEIRDDFVVWSGNDGDTLPMMALGAYGVISVASHLVGKQIKEMIESFTSGNTARAAEIHRDLVPLFKDLFIVSNPIPVKYALNHVGFRVGGVRLPLTEPDKKSADIIVNTLNKYHIDITI; encoded by the coding sequence ATGAAAAGCGGCAAAGAGTTAGGCCGTCTCATCACGGCCATGGTGACACCGTTCGATTCTCATGGCGCCGTGGACTACGAGCAGGCCCGAAAGCTGGCCAAAGCGCTGATAGATTCCGGCAGCGACGGCATCGTGGTGGTGGGCACCACCGGTGAATCGCCCACCGTCACCTGGGAAGAAGAGCACCGTCTCTTCCGCGAGATTGAGTCGGTTATAGGCAAGAGCGGGGCGGTCATCGCCGGCACCGGCTCAAACTCCACAGAGGAAGCCCGCGAAAATACCATCCGCGCAGAAGAATGGGGTGTGGACGCCTGCCTGCTGGTGGTACCCTATTACAACAAGCCCACGCAGGAAGGGCTTTACCAGCACTTCAAGACCATCGCCGAGAGCACTGCGCTGCCCTGCATCCTCTACAACGTGCCTTCGCGCACGGTCACCAGCCTTGCGTCCGACACGGTTATCCGCCTGAGCAAGATAAAAAACATCGTGGGGCTCAAAGAAGCTTCCGGCGACATGGACCACACCGCCCGCGTCATCCGCGGCGTGGGCGAAATACGCGACGATTTCGTGGTGTGGAGCGGCAATGACGGCGACACCCTGCCCATGATGGCACTCGGCGCTTACGGCGTCATCAGCGTGGCCTCGCACCTGGTGGGCAAACAGATAAAAGAGATGATAGAGAGCTTCACCTCAGGGAATACCGCCAGGGCGGCTGAAATTCACCGTGACCTGGTGCCGCTGTTCAAGGACCTTTTTATCGTTTCCAATCCCATCCCGGTGAAGTACGCCCTCAACCACGTGGGCTTCCGGGTCGGCGGGGTGAGACTGCCACTAACTGAGCCGGATAAAAAGTCCGCCGACATCATCGTCAACACATTGAATAAGTACCACATTGATATAACAATATGA